In a single window of the Raphanus sativus cultivar WK10039 chromosome 9, ASM80110v3, whole genome shotgun sequence genome:
- the LOC130499523 gene encoding uncharacterized protein LOC130499523, which produces ELKESRLGVFIKFKEQGFGWASRLVHHLLGLKLDIKKKYEMWCLVGPEPARFSLLEFENITGLNCDYIEDLETPECEVTPQMVSFWEMMGVHREAGPSTDQIIAALKRCGDWSREDRKRLAYLSIFTGFIEGKKFSSATRATLARLVMDLERFENYPWGRVAFKVLMDSLWNKDITGCYTVDGFIQVLQVWAYEAIPGLGASIGLPRANSPSPPILAYDGSRGRRFMKAAILSQTRVINFVEKDISEMWPKWDSEVDDVPAENIIKVMYDRRPWKWTMDCWEVTGTKPKFVTPSKRAKEMVVEEVEEDNQRPRKKARKEAPKEAPKEAREEAPTEATEEATEEAREEASWVTREELENMFKDLGDMMKEGFKKCIREIRKISDRLEAVEKKVGVTNQATPQAPETGVSKKHPTPQAPETGASNKQTTPQKDQPPLQTNHPTPPTRQPAPQKAKPTPQKAKQPAPQTKQPAPQTKQPAPQTKQPAPQTKQPAPQTKQPAPQTKKPSPQKKQPSPLPKEVNIKSLSRLVFV; this is translated from the exons gagctcaaggagtcgagattgggagttttcatcaagttcaaggagcagggatttggttgggcttcaaggctggttcaccacttgctcggtttaaagctggacattaagaagaagtacgagatgtggtgtctcgttggtccagaacctgcgaggttttcactgttagagtttgaaaacatcactggtctaaactgcgactacatcgaggaccttgagacaccagaatgtgaagttaccccacagatggtttctttctgggagatgatgggagttcatcgggaagctgggccaagtactgatcagataatagcagcactgaagagatgcggggattggtccagggaagatcgcaagcgactcgcgtacctttccatcttcactggattcattgaagggaaaaagttctcaagcgctacacgagctactctcgcaaggctagtgatggatttagaaaggtttgagaattatccatgggggagagtcgcgtttaaggtgctgatggactctttgtggaacaaagatattactggctgttacaccgtggatggctttatacaagttcttcaggtctgggcgtacgaagctattccgggattgggtgctagtattggtctacccagagcaaacagtccgtctccaccgattctggcttacgacggcagcagaggccgcagattcatgaaagctgctatcttgagtcag acccgcgtgatcaactttgttgagaaggacattagtgaaatgtggccaaaatgggactctgaggttgatgacgtgcccgcggagaacatcattaaagtgatgtatgatcggagaccgtggaagtggaccatggattgctgggaagtcactggtacaaaacccaagtttgtgactccatcgaaaagagccaaagagatggttgtggaggaggtggaggaagacaatcagagacctcggaagaaagctcgtaaagaggctcctaaagaggctcctaaagaggctagagaagaggctcctacagaggctacagaagaggctacagaagaggctagagaagaggctagttgggtgaccagagaggagttagaaaacatgttcaaggacttaggtgacatgatgaaagaggggtttaagaagtgcatcagggagattaggaagatctccgatagattggaagctgtggagaagaaggttggtgtcaccaatcaggctacccctcaagccccagaaaccggggttagtaaaaaacaccctaccccacaagccccagaaaccggggctagtaacaaacagactactcctcaaaaggatcagcctccacttcaaaccaatcatcctactcctcccaccagacagcctgctcctcaaaaggcaaagcctactcctcaaaaggcgaaacagcctgctcctcaaactaaacagcctgctcctcaaactaaacagcctgctcctcaaacgaaacagcctgctcctcaaactaaacagcctgctcctcagacgaaacagcctgctcctcaaacgaaaaagccttctccacaaaagaaacagccttctcctctgcccaaagaggttaatatcaaatctttaagtcgtctggtctttgtatag
- the LOC130499522 gene encoding uncharacterized protein LOC130499522 — protein sequence MIFKLHAVYGEWLLRDFRWDFVVDDLKGARLFLLNEDSTHAELVAMAQEDYNLDMRSVTVEISYSLPAEMMMTPSSPPIHVTSDRQVRNLLEILKTHRVCLCVSSRSKVETVSEKREEAGDNDEAGEWEEDVGDNDEAGEWEEDVGDNDEADECFEDVGDNESVEDENQDGEEENGEEENGEEDADNTIVGETDQNGGDYSLYGKVLDEDEEDDDNICFEEIEKTYAKTNAIEGGKSDCTSIYVNQSFVSKDALLSELRLTAVRGRFSFRIYKSTKTLLVAICRVSGCGWKIRASVKHGSNTFWVTKYVEKHLCSIGDRIAQRRHCTPKYVGSLFIDRVGIIDGITPQHITDAMKNMFGMTLDYTTSYRALLYAQKLVRGSAEEGYSRLPSYLEQISIANPDSITAIELDSEKRFKYLFLSFGASIKGFKYQRRVIVVDGTHLSGKYGGVMLVAAAQDGNFQIFPLAFGIVDAEDEPSWEWFFTKLASCISHDKPLVIVSDRHAAIKSACEKVFPWATRGICYYHLQDNIVKKFKGKHLMYLVKGAAYAHTVHDFNRYMAEIRSANPELATYLEKADAKLWSRVYCKGNRFNIKTSNIAESINSALKRARGFPIPFLLEFIRQKLGKWYWKRRQDALSLPTVHSRGVEYLLAVRSEIADTMTVEPIDGWRFFVKGGKMDCAVDLEHVKCGCGVYGVEKIPCSHAIAAGTHAGVHIDTLVCPLYSKNHLYAGYSENIYPIVSQHIEERECFPPNVKRGPGRQKKSRWQSWLELSRMRGHKPRKKHRARRCSNCKETGHTKPQCTQPVD from the coding sequence atgatttttaagttacatgcagtgtatggagaatggttgttgagagatttccgttgggattttgtggttgatgatctcaaaggagcaagattgtttttattgaatgaagattcaacacatgctgaacttgttgcaatggctcaagaagattataacctggacatgagatcagtgactgtggagattagctactcattaccagcagaaatgatgatgactccaagcagtcctcccattcatgttacaagtgatagacaagttcgaaacttgctcgagatactcaaaacgcatagagtatgtctttgtgtatcaagccgcagcaaggtggaaacggtttcagagaaaagagaagaagctggtgataatgatgaagctggtgaatgggaagaagatgttggtgataatgatgaagctggtgaatgggaagaagatgttggtgataatgatgaggctgatgaatgttttgaagatgttggtgataatgagtctgttgaagatgaaaatcaagatggggaggaggaaaatggggaggaggaaaatggggaggaggatgctgataacactattgttggtgaaacggatcagaatggtggggattacagtctttatggaaaggttctagatgaggacgaggaagatgatgataatatttgttttgaagaaattgaaaagacatatgctaagacaaatgctattgaaggaggaaaatcggattgtaccagcatctatgtcaaccagagttttgttagcaaggatgcactgctttcagagctgcggttgacagcagtgaggggtaggttttctttcagaatatacaaatcaacaaaaactctccttgtggcaatatgtcgggttagcggttgtggatggaagatcagagcgagtgtgaaacatgggtcaaacacgttttgggtaacaaagtatgtggaaaaacatttatgctcaattggagaccgaatcgctcagcggagacactgtactccaaagtatgttggtagtcttttcattgatcgtgttgggatcattgatgggataactccacagcatatcactgatgcaatgaagaacatgtttggcatgacgcttgattacaccacttcatacagagcactgttatatgcacagaaattggtgagaggatcagcagaagaagggtattcgcgtctgccttcatatctcgagcaaatctccattgcaaatcctgattctatcacggctatagaacttgattctgagaaaagatttaagtatctatttctctcttttggagcttctatcaaaggttttaagtatcagagaagggtcattgtggtggatggaactcacctaagtggaaagtatggaggtgttatgttagttgcagccgcacaagatggcaattttcagatattcccattggcttttgggatcgtggatgctgaagatgaaccttcttgggaatggtttttcacaaaattggctagttgtatatctcatgacaagcctctggtgatagtctctgaccggcacgcggccattaaaagtgcgtgtgagaaggtgtttccttgggcaacccgaggaatatgttattatcaccttcaagataacattgtcaaaaagtttaaagggaaacatctcatgtacttggtgaaaggggctgcttatgcgcacacggttcacgattttaaccggtacatggctgagatacggagtgcaaacccggaacttgcaacgtatttggagaaggccgacgccaagctatggtcaagggtttattgtaaggggaacaggttcaacataaaaacaagcaacatcgctgaatctattaattccgcactgaagcgagcaagaggatttccgattccgttcctgctggagttcataaggcagaagttaggaaaatggtattggaaaaggagacaagatgctttgagtctcccaactgtacatagccggggtgttgaatacttgcttgctgttcgatcagagatagcggatacgatgacggtcgaaccaattgatggatggcgtttctttgtcaaaggtggcaaaatggactgtgcggttgatttggaacatgtaaagtgtggttgtggtgtctatggagtggagaaaataccttgctctcatgctatagcagctggaacacatgctggtgtgcatatcgacacacttgtatgtccactttactcaaagaatcatctgtatgcaggatactcagagaatatatatcctatcgtgtcacaacatattgaggaacgagaatgctttcctccaaacgtaaagcgtggtccggggagacagaagaaatcaagatggcaatcttggttggagctatctaggatgaggggacacaaacccaggaagaaacacagggcacggagatgctcaaactgcaaggaaactggccatacgaaaccacaatgtacacaaccagttgactag